A genomic segment from Streptomyces sp. NBC_01233 encodes:
- a CDS encoding helix-turn-helix domain-containing protein — MATRPTTGTIVGFVLRTARESVPLTQAGMAEALGVDLATVQGWESGRRPVVNMRAVDLLGLRRRLAGLGADASVVGMLDAAMDADRIISATLTGTDGPHPLAEWVHTRDTAHMLAWALTGIRPPSLAGIPSPRRRGPAAASPLLPAQDRAAFFEQLRTTAEAAPKTDPQGVLLHRQALYLTSYDKSPEAVAWTAQALHARRGLLARRGWTPQWAEARSTATALARLGDPVPLLDFIERAMVDDDAGEAANLNYWAYWLGGTTLPQSDDLFMRDRQLTGWTR, encoded by the coding sequence ATGGCCACGAGACCAACGACCGGCACGATCGTGGGCTTTGTGCTGCGCACTGCGCGGGAGTCGGTCCCGCTCACTCAGGCGGGGATGGCCGAGGCCCTGGGCGTGGACTTGGCCACCGTGCAGGGGTGGGAGTCGGGCCGGCGGCCGGTGGTAAACATGCGGGCGGTGGATCTGTTGGGGCTTCGGCGGCGGCTGGCCGGGCTCGGTGCGGACGCGTCGGTCGTGGGGATGCTGGACGCGGCGATGGACGCGGATCGAATCATCAGCGCCACCCTCACCGGCACAGATGGGCCGCACCCGTTGGCCGAGTGGGTGCACACCCGGGACACCGCGCACATGCTCGCCTGGGCGCTTACGGGGATCCGGCCGCCGTCCCTTGCCGGGATCCCCTCCCCGCGCCGCAGGGGACCGGCAGCAGCCTCTCCGCTCCTTCCCGCACAGGACCGGGCCGCGTTCTTCGAGCAGCTGCGGACCACGGCGGAGGCGGCACCCAAAACCGACCCGCAGGGGGTGCTCCTGCACCGCCAGGCCCTTTACCTGACCTCGTACGACAAGAGCCCGGAGGCGGTGGCGTGGACGGCGCAGGCCCTCCATGCCCGGCGCGGTCTGCTCGCCCGGAGGGGGTGGACACCGCAGTGGGCGGAGGCACGTTCGACGGCCACTGCCCTCGCCAGGCTCGGGGATCCGGTGCCGCTCCTGGACTTCATCGAGCGGGCGATGGTGGACGACGACGCCGGCGAGGCCGCGAACTTGAATTACTGGGCTTATTGGCTGGGCGGGACCACGCTGCCGCAGTCCGACGACCTGTTCATGCGGGACCGACAGCTCACCGGATGGACCCGGTAA
- a CDS encoding HD domain-containing protein: protein MADETANAQGTAGFLFEMGVLKNAKRTGWWFTGNNNPESIAEHSFRVGIVGAVLAMMEGVDPAKVALMCLFHDTQETRIGDIPHIGRRYIDAASNETVTADQVSAAHPAVKAGVQRVVGEYESGDTPEAIVAKDADKLECLVQAVEYRAQGYSLVQDWIDTSLNSLKTASAQALAEAALTMSPLEWRKTFLGQ, encoded by the coding sequence ATGGCAGACGAGACGGCGAACGCCCAGGGCACGGCCGGATTCCTCTTCGAGATGGGCGTTCTCAAGAACGCCAAGCGGACCGGCTGGTGGTTCACCGGGAACAACAATCCCGAGTCGATCGCGGAGCACTCGTTCCGGGTCGGGATCGTCGGCGCCGTCCTGGCCATGATGGAGGGCGTGGACCCCGCCAAGGTGGCCTTGATGTGCCTCTTCCACGACACCCAAGAGACCAGGATCGGGGACATCCCGCACATCGGACGCCGGTACATCGACGCGGCCTCGAACGAGACCGTCACCGCCGATCAGGTCTCCGCCGCGCACCCGGCGGTCAAGGCCGGAGTGCAGCGGGTGGTGGGCGAGTACGAGAGCGGCGACACCCCCGAGGCGATCGTGGCGAAGGACGCGGACAAGCTGGAGTGTCTGGTGCAGGCGGTGGAGTACCGAGCCCAGGGTTACAGCCTGGTACAGGACTGGATCGACACCTCCTTGAACAGCCTCAAGACGGCGTCGGCGCAGGCCCTCGCCGAAGCCGCTCTGACGATGTCGCCGCTGGAGTGGCGGAAGACCTTCCTGGGGCAGTAG
- a CDS encoding GNAT family N-acetyltransferase: MTDTVIRALSASDAHLFDAHPDPLGAGEGHRRTRFRPDWKRVALRDGEVVARGAWWGGPDDSEPVNINWFDVAEGEEEAGAELLRSAPWQVELEINLPGGWREKTYLRAGAEARFAAARAAGYELLVERFLYRWTPERGLPERPGRLRFSAEPDDTVFFDALRRIHSATLDAHALRAIEEGGLDQAAQEELDFFHWCPSPREWWQIAHTPEGDLAGIHIPAHNPSGPTIGFIGVVPEQRGRGYAYDLLAECTHLLVEQGAEFVSGATDQANFPMAANFAKAGFPVIRERINFHPAGQAA, encoded by the coding sequence ATGACCGATACGGTCATCCGCGCGCTCTCCGCGAGCGACGCACATCTTTTCGACGCACACCCCGACCCCCTCGGCGCCGGTGAAGGCCACCGGCGTACCCGGTTCCGCCCCGACTGGAAGCGCGTCGCCCTGCGCGACGGCGAGGTCGTCGCACGCGGCGCGTGGTGGGGCGGCCCCGACGACTCGGAGCCCGTCAACATCAACTGGTTCGACGTGGCCGAGGGCGAGGAGGAGGCCGGGGCCGAACTCCTGCGCTCCGCTCCCTGGCAGGTCGAACTCGAGATCAACCTGCCCGGCGGCTGGCGGGAAAAGACCTACCTGCGCGCCGGAGCCGAGGCGCGCTTCGCCGCCGCACGAGCCGCAGGGTACGAACTCCTGGTGGAACGCTTCCTGTACCGCTGGACCCCCGAGCGAGGTCTGCCCGAGCGGCCCGGACGCCTGCGCTTCAGCGCGGAACCCGACGACACCGTGTTCTTCGACGCGTTGCGCCGCATCCACTCCGCCACCCTGGACGCCCACGCGCTCAGGGCCATCGAGGAGGGCGGCCTCGACCAGGCCGCCCAGGAGGAACTCGACTTCTTCCACTGGTGCCCCTCCCCACGGGAATGGTGGCAGATCGCACACACGCCGGAGGGCGACCTGGCCGGCATCCACATCCCGGCCCACAACCCCTCCGGCCCGACGATCGGCTTCATCGGAGTCGTCCCGGAACAGCGCGGTCGCGGCTACGCCTACGACCTCCTCGCGGAGTGCACCCACCTCCTCGTCGAGCAGGGCGCGGAGTTCGTCAGCGGAGCGACGGACCAGGCCAACTTCCCCATGGCCGCGAACTTCGCCAAGGCTGGCTTCCCCGTCATCCGTGAACGCATCAACTTCCACCCGGCGGGCCAAGCGGCCTAG
- a CDS encoding IS701 family transposase, protein MGRIAGRFARYEPRLRAGRLVLGLLSDLPRKNCWTIAEWAGEATPHGMQHLLCRASWNADAVRDDVREYVVEHLHDDAAVLVVDETGDVKKGTHTVGVQRQYTGTAGRIENSQVAVYLVYAGARVHAAVDRELYVPRSWTGDPDRCRAAGLGEETVFATKPELARTMIERFMDAGHRVDWVTGDEVYGDNPKLRSALEERRMGYVLAVACSAEVTTGAGTFRADALARKVPKRAWQKLSAGRGAKGQRFYDWAVIDLADPCPGHRQLLIRRNRTSGELAYYRCYAPDPVPLTTTVRVAGSRWRVEETFQSEKGLAGLDEHQVRLYPSWIRWVTLAMPAHAFLAVVRANEHARQSTSDDLVPLSCNEIQRLFITLAIRPLRDAAHRLGWSDWRRRHQKRSRTSHYQRQAASQT, encoded by the coding sequence ATGGGGCGCATCGCGGGCCGGTTCGCCCGCTATGAACCTCGCCTACGGGCCGGGCGGTTGGTGCTGGGCCTGCTGTCGGACCTGCCGCGCAAGAACTGCTGGACGATCGCGGAGTGGGCCGGCGAGGCAACCCCGCACGGCATGCAGCACCTGCTGTGCCGGGCGTCCTGGAACGCCGATGCCGTTCGCGACGACGTCCGCGAATACGTCGTCGAGCACCTCCACGACGATGCAGCGGTGCTGGTCGTCGACGAGACCGGCGACGTGAAGAAGGGCACCCACACCGTCGGGGTCCAACGCCAGTACACAGGCACCGCGGGACGGATCGAGAACTCCCAGGTCGCCGTCTACCTCGTCTACGCCGGCGCCCGGGTACACGCGGCGGTGGACCGGGAGCTGTACGTCCCGCGCTCCTGGACAGGCGACCCGGACCGCTGCCGGGCGGCAGGGCTCGGCGAGGAAACCGTCTTCGCGACCAAGCCGGAGCTGGCCCGCACGATGATCGAACGGTTCATGGATGCCGGACACCGCGTGGACTGGGTCACCGGTGACGAGGTCTATGGCGACAACCCGAAACTGCGATCCGCCCTGGAGGAACGCCGCATGGGCTATGTCCTCGCGGTGGCCTGCTCGGCCGAAGTGACCACCGGTGCGGGCACGTTCCGCGCCGATGCCCTGGCCCGGAAGGTGCCGAAGCGGGCCTGGCAGAAGCTCTCGGCCGGACGCGGCGCGAAGGGACAGCGGTTCTACGACTGGGCGGTCATCGACCTGGCCGATCCCTGCCCGGGTCACCGCCAGCTGCTGATCCGCCGCAACCGCACCAGCGGCGAACTCGCCTACTACCGCTGCTACGCGCCGGATCCGGTGCCGCTGACGACTACGGTGCGGGTCGCGGGATCGAGATGGCGGGTCGAGGAGACCTTCCAGAGCGAGAAAGGGCTGGCCGGCCTCGATGAGCACCAGGTCCGCCTCTACCCCTCCTGGATCCGCTGGGTCACCCTTGCGATGCCCGCCCACGCCTTCCTCGCGGTGGTCCGTGCGAACGAACACGCCCGACAGTCCACCTCTGACGACTTGGTCCCGCTGTCCTGCAACGAGATCCAGCGCTTGTTCATCACCCTCGCCATCCGGCCTCTCCGCGATGCGGCCCACCGGCTCGGTTGGTCCGACTGGCGACGCCGCCATCAAAAGCGATCACGCACCAGCCATTACCAGCGACAAGCCGCATCCCAGACATGA